From Ascaphus truei isolate aAscTru1 chromosome 20, aAscTru1.hap1, whole genome shotgun sequence, one genomic window encodes:
- the LOC142471074 gene encoding extracellular calcium-sensing receptor-like — MLRAKVRKLFLRDSSPYFRVPASYSSRWEHAQDSSDLVGIVGGGDVLVGAILPLHVDKVHPKVFYTERPGRIICRLIPFDNYLQLHAVKFAMEEINRRPDLLPNITLGFQVYDSCVVLQRELEGTLWMITGQNKVIPNYRCQGREQLAAIIGHSTSTISILMAHILGLNRYPQGDVEQALTFALAARKHIAALCVASISHFSTSSLLSDRTQFPSFFRTVPSDAFQSHGLAQLVLHFGWTWVGLVAVANDYGQQGIQVIRGEIIKAGACIAFMEYIKSIRPDNNIPRIVQTIKQSTAKAVVVFSTDLSLIPFFDEILKQNVTEKVWVASEAWAISTFLAADKYSRILVGTIGFAFYSGHIPGFQDSIDHIQHFEPPGEAWTKMFLEESVGCAFLDFGDFTFSREKPARNCTGIVGMDIFQKAFNNTPNLRIAYNLYSAVYVIAKALHDLHICREGEGPFSYGSCSDLWNFKPWQLLHYMKKVKVRLSSEREVFFDENGDPPAVYDIMNWQLGPGGKINLVKVGSYDTAAPLGSALNINTSTMEWITGSREVPLSVCSHSCPPGFRKAARRGEPVCCFQCVPCPHGEISNLTDSIECSRCPWNKWPSLKKDRCLPKAIEFLSYDEPLGVTLASTSATSSMIPLVILGVFIHYKTSPIVRANNYFLSCLLLVSLSLCFLCALAFIGFPQPQKCLLRQAAFGMVFALCVSCILAKTIMVVIAFKAIKPDSDLRRWSSPRVSYLIIGLSTLLQFLVCITWLSLSPPYHESKTEAQSGFIIVQCNEGSPTIFWCMLGYLGLLATISFIVAFLARRLPDSFNEAKFITFSMLAFLSVWVSFIPASLSAHGKYTAAMEIFAILSSSWAMLCCMFAPKCYIILFQTNRNSREHLMGKTNKKPL, encoded by the exons ATGCTCCGAGCGAAGGTACGGAAGCTTTTCTTGAGAGATTCTTCGCCATACTTCAGAG TCCCAGCTTCTTATTCCAGCAGATGGGAGCACGCCCAGGATAGCTCAGACCTGGTGGGGATTGTGGGGGGCGGAGACGTCTTGGTTGGGGCCATTCTACCCCTCCATGTGGACAAAGTGCACCCCAAAGTCTTCTACACCGAGAGACCTGGGAGAATCATCTGTAGACT GATCCCATTTGACAACTACCTGCAGCTACATGCCGTGAAGTTTGCAATGGAAGAGATCAACAGACGCCCTGACCTTCTCCCAAACATCACCTTGGGCTTCCAGGTGTATGATTCCTGTGTTGTGCTGCAGCGAGAGCTTGAGGGAACGCTGTGGATGATAACGGGGCAGAACAAAGTCATACCCAATTACCGGTGCCAAGGGAGGGAACAACTGGCTGCCATCATCGGCCACTCAACCTCCACCATCTCCATTCTCATGGCTCATATCCTAGGGCTGAACAGATACCCACAG ggtgacgTTGAGCAGGCGCTCACGTTCGCCCTGGCCGCGAGGAAACAcattgctgcactgtgtgtggccagc ATCAGCCACTTCTCCACCAGCTCCCTCCTGAGTGACCGGACGCAGTTCCCCTCCTTCTTCCGGACTGTTCCCAGCGACGCCTTCCAGTCCCATGGACTGGCCCAGCTGGTGTTGCACTTTGGCTGGACTTGGGTGGGGCTGGTGGCAGTGGCTAATGATTATGGGCAACAGGGTATCCAGGTCATCAGGGGAGAGATCATCAAGGCCGGAGCTTGCATAGCCTTCATGGAGTATATCAAGAGCATCCGGCCGGACAATAACATCCCACGCATTGTCCAGACCATCAAGCAGTCAACGGCCAAGGCTGTGGTTGTCTTCTCCACTGACCTCAGCCTGATCCCTTTTTTTGATGAGATTCTGAAACAAAATGTGACTGAGAAGGTGTGGGTGGCCAGTGAAGCTTGGGCAATCTCCACCTTCTTGGCTGCAGACAAATATTCCAGAATCCTCGTAGGAACCATTGGCTTTGCCTTCTACAGTGGGCATATCCCAGGTTTTCAAGACTCTATTGACCACATCCAACACTTTGAGCCACCAGGAGAGGCATGGACTAAGATGTTTTTGGAAGAAAGTGTTGGATGTGCCTTTTTGGACTTTGGAGACTTCACATTCTCCCGGGAGAAGCCAGCAAGGAACTGCACAGGAATAGTGGGAATGGACATCTTCCAGAAGGCCTTCAACAATACACCCAACTTAAGAATTGCATACAAcctgtacagtgctgtgtatgtGATAGCCAAAGCATTGCATGACCTGCACATCTGCAGAGAGGGAGAAGGTCCATTTTCTTATGGAAGTTGCTCAGATCTCTGGAATTTCAAACCATGGCAG CTGTTGCACTACATGAAGAAGGTCAAGGTGAGGTTGAGCAGTGAGCGGGAGGTTTTCTTTGATGAGAACGGAGACCCCCCGGCAGTGTACGATATTATGAACTGGCAGTTGGGTCCAGGGGGCAAGATAAACCTGGTCAAGGTTGGCAGCTACGATACTGCAGCCCCTCTGGGAAGTGCCCTCAACATCAATACAAGTACCATGGAGTGGATTACTGGTAGCCGAGAG GTCCCTCTATCCGTCTGCAGTCACAGCTGTCCTCCCGGTTTCAGGAAGGCAGCTAGAAGAGGGGAGCCTGTTTGCTGCTTTCAATGTGTCCCTTGTCCCCATGGAGAGATCTCCAACCTGACAG ACTCGATTGAGTGCTCCAGGTGTCCATGGAATAAGTGGCCAAGCCTAAAAAAAGACAGATGCCTCCCAAAAGCCATTGAGTTCCTGTCATATGATGAGCCATTGGGTGTAACTTTGGCATCCACCAGTGCCACCTCTTCCATGATTCCTcttgttattttgggggttttcaTCCACTATAAGACCAGTCCAATTGTCCGTGCCAATAATTATTTTCTAAGTTGTCTTCTCCTGGTGTCATTGTCCCTCTGTTTCCTTTGTGCTTTGGCTTTCATTGGTTTCCCCCAACCTCAGAAGTGTCTTCTGCGCCAGGCTGCTTTTGGCATGGTCTTTGCCCTCTGCGTGTCCTGCATCTTGGCCAAAACCATCATGGTGGTCATTGCCTTCAAGGCCATCAAACCAGACAGTGACCTGAGGAGGTGGTCAAGTCCTCGAGTGTCCTACCTGATCATTGGGCTGAGCACCCTCCTTCAATTCCTGGTGTGTATCACATGGCTATCTCTATCACCACCCTACCATGAAAGCAAAACTGAGGCTCAGTCTGGGTTCATCATTGTTCAGTGTAACGAGGGCTCCCCAACTATCTTTTGGTGCATGCTGGGATATCTTGGTCTTCTGGCCACCATCAGCTTCATTGTTGCATTCCTGGCCAGGAGGCTCCCAGATAGCTTCAATGAGGCCAAGTTCATCACCTTCAGCATGCTGGCCTTCCTCAGTGTCTGGGTGTCCTTTATCCCAGCCTCTCTTAGCGCCCATGGAAAGTACACCGCGGCCATGGAGATCTTTGCCATCCTGTCCTCCAGCTGGGCGATGCTCTGCTGCATGTTTGCTCCCAAGTGTTACATCATTTTATTCCAAACCAACAGGAACTCGAGAGAACATCTCATGGGGAAGACAAATAAGAAGCCTCTATGA